One segment of Leptospira kirschneri serovar Cynopteri str. 3522 CT DNA contains the following:
- a CDS encoding HAMP domain-containing sensor histidine kinase codes for MRRSLFSKLLLSNWLLLLVLLVVAGIALFVEKFVHSDFKILLFSFYVLFAMFGTFYMSYSIAKSVIEPLDRIEKKTGEINAGDFGSELTLSDIRELADLASSINLMSTRLKNQFVDLTIEKEKFDSVLQNLKEGVFAIDPENASILFQNKSVPGSLIEPNSRSRKVTDATRDSRLLEFVLNHLKGSSDSKMELDLGQNFYTIKMYPLKTNGKILMYIGVIRNITEEKQSHIIREQFVQNASHELKTPITSIKGYTETLLDRLRLSPESHEKRFLDAISRNTDRMVRIVEDMLTITRIENQTKISSEEEFSLKSLVENLSYTVEGVVSSKGQKFVVEMPNPLMISADWILLEHMLLNLISNASSYSSEGKTITLKILPIKSDQVQFQVIDQGIGIQDEDKIRIFERFFRVDKNRSRKEGGTGLGLSIVKHIVRLHNGSVKVFDNPEGGTIFSVTIPTRYQTETS; via the coding sequence ATGAGGCGTAGTTTATTTTCAAAACTTCTTCTTAGCAACTGGCTCCTTCTACTTGTGCTCCTTGTAGTCGCAGGTATTGCTCTTTTCGTAGAGAAGTTCGTTCATTCCGATTTTAAAATTCTTCTATTCTCTTTTTATGTTCTTTTTGCGATGTTCGGCACATTCTACATGTCTTACTCAATCGCTAAAAGTGTTATAGAACCATTAGATCGAATCGAAAAAAAAACCGGGGAAATTAACGCGGGCGATTTTGGTTCCGAGTTAACACTTTCCGATATTCGAGAACTTGCAGACCTTGCATCCTCAATCAACTTAATGTCTACAAGACTTAAAAATCAATTTGTGGATCTTACGATAGAAAAAGAAAAATTCGATTCCGTTTTACAAAATTTAAAGGAAGGAGTTTTTGCAATTGATCCGGAAAACGCTTCTATTCTTTTTCAAAATAAAAGTGTTCCAGGATCTTTGATCGAGCCAAATTCAAGATCCAGAAAAGTAACTGATGCAACTAGAGATTCTAGACTTTTAGAATTTGTATTAAATCATCTTAAAGGTTCTAGCGATTCTAAAATGGAACTAGATCTAGGACAAAATTTTTATACGATCAAAATGTACCCTCTCAAAACGAATGGTAAAATTCTAATGTACATCGGAGTCATCCGAAACATCACAGAAGAAAAACAATCTCACATCATTCGAGAACAATTCGTTCAAAACGCTTCTCATGAACTCAAAACTCCTATCACATCCATTAAGGGATACACGGAAACGTTACTCGATCGTTTACGTCTTTCGCCCGAAAGTCATGAAAAAAGATTTTTGGATGCGATTTCTAGAAACACAGATCGTATGGTTCGGATCGTAGAAGACATGCTCACAATCACACGAATTGAAAATCAAACCAAGATTTCGAGCGAAGAAGAATTCTCCTTAAAATCTCTTGTAGAAAACTTAAGTTATACGGTCGAAGGAGTTGTTTCATCCAAAGGTCAGAAGTTTGTAGTTGAGATGCCCAATCCTTTGATGATCTCTGCGGACTGGATCCTTTTAGAACACATGCTACTCAACTTGATTTCAAACGCGTCGTCTTATTCTTCCGAAGGAAAAACGATCACTCTCAAAATTCTACCTATCAAATCGGATCAAGTTCAATTTCAAGTAATCGATCAGGGAATTGGTATTCAAGACGAAGACAAGATTCGAATTTTTGAAAGATTCTTCCGAGTCGATAAAAATCGTTCCCGAAAAGAAGGTGGAACCGGTTTGGGTCTTTCTATCGTGAAACATATCGTTCGTCTTCATAACGGTTCCGTTAAAGTTTTTGATAATCCGGAAGGTGGAACCATTTTTTCAGTTACGATTCCCACACGTTATCAGACCGAAACATCCTGA
- a CDS encoding response regulator, with protein sequence MKNQSGNPGQKVLVVDDEEDIAELIRFHLEENGYQVDTCQNGLEVLPKLEKNTPDLIILDLMLPGIGGMDLCKKIKEKYSMPIIMVTAKSGETEAVLGLELGADDYVRKPFSTRELIARVRSVLRRIKDEEEDEFEGNITIGNIFLNLKAHKAFINNSEVDLTLIEYKILNLFMTNPGVAFTRDKLLDRVWGKDIYVTDRAVDVNIKRLRDKLGDEKERLETIRGIGYRFNEA encoded by the coding sequence ATGAAAAATCAATCAGGGAACCCAGGGCAAAAAGTTCTCGTCGTAGACGATGAAGAAGATATAGCCGAGCTGATCCGATTTCATTTAGAAGAAAACGGTTACCAAGTAGATACATGCCAAAACGGATTAGAAGTACTTCCAAAACTGGAAAAAAATACTCCCGACCTAATTATCTTAGATCTTATGCTTCCCGGAATCGGAGGTATGGATCTTTGCAAGAAGATAAAAGAAAAGTATTCTATGCCGATCATTATGGTTACCGCAAAATCTGGAGAAACCGAAGCGGTTCTCGGTCTGGAACTAGGAGCGGACGATTATGTTCGTAAACCATTCAGCACAAGGGAATTAATCGCTAGAGTTCGTTCCGTTTTAAGAAGAATCAAAGACGAAGAAGAAGATGAATTCGAAGGAAACATCACAATCGGAAATATCTTTCTTAATCTGAAAGCGCATAAGGCTTTTATAAACAACTCCGAAGTCGATCTAACTTTAATAGAGTATAAAATACTAAACCTTTTTATGACCAATCCGGGAGTCGCTTTTACCAGAGACAAATTATTAGATCGGGTTTGGGGAAAAGATATTTATGTTACAGATAGAGCGGTAGACGTAAATATCAAAAGATTACGCGATAAACTTGGAGACGAAAAGGAAAGGTTAGAAACGATACGCGGAATCGGCTATAGATTCAATGAGGCGTAG
- a CDS encoding RNA polymerase sigma factor translates to MREPILCNQEDWDCIQKVLHGDFNSFELLMNRYQGLVYSQAIKAFRNETEAEDFTQDIFLKAFESLSTFQGKSQFSTWLFVIARNEIIRKYRKEHPEISGLDALILAENEKEKQSEIYSEQESKFLKQENSEKIRNLVARLPELYRKPITLHYFENMSYKEISKKLNLKMNTLKSYIFRGKEIMKDWLNNEKKE, encoded by the coding sequence ATGAGGGAACCTATCCTATGTAACCAGGAAGACTGGGACTGTATTCAAAAAGTTTTACACGGCGATTTCAATTCCTTTGAATTGTTGATGAATCGTTATCAAGGTTTGGTTTATTCTCAAGCGATCAAAGCGTTTCGTAACGAGACCGAAGCCGAAGACTTTACACAGGACATTTTCTTAAAAGCCTTTGAAAGTTTATCTACATTTCAAGGCAAATCTCAATTCTCTACTTGGTTATTTGTAATCGCTCGTAATGAAATTATTCGAAAATACCGTAAAGAACACCCGGAAATCTCTGGGTTAGACGCGCTTATTTTGGCAGAAAACGAAAAGGAAAAACAAAGCGAAATTTATTCAGAACAGGAATCAAAATTTCTAAAACAGGAAAACTCGGAGAAGATTAGAAACCTAGTGGCAAGATTACCAGAACTTTATCGAAAACCGATTACACTTCACTATTTTGAAAATATGTCTTACAAAGAAATTTCTAAAAAATTAAACTTGAAAATGAACACTTTAAAGAGTTATATTTTTAGAGGTAAAGAAATCATGAAAGATTGGTTAAACAATGAAAAAAAAGAATGA
- a CDS encoding LIMLP_16695 family PerRB-regulated protein, whose protein sequence is MKIIKNLFQEEIRSSFLKESFQEEEWYQSLVNRPGIEERIPYFKTKAENKKAAVLVR, encoded by the coding sequence ATGAAGATTATCAAAAACTTATTTCAAGAAGAAATACGTAGTTCATTTTTAAAGGAGAGTTTTCAAGAAGAAGAATGGTATCAATCCTTAGTCAATCGTCCTGGAATCGAAGAAAGAATTCCTTATTTCAAGACTAAAGCCGAAAATAAAAAAGCGGCAGTCCTTGTAAGATGA
- a CDS encoding NUDIX hydrolase: MQLDFQSLKERLIIPQENFIGIPAPPIGQEKSRASSVILSIYEESDFSQGIILQKRNSNLKAHPGQISFPGGAYSPKDKNLLNTALREWEEEMGESSSFLEVLGEYHGIFTFTGFHISPFIARYKGSFLFNTNPEEVERFILLDLNLLESSPFYSIRIRRSGANEIEIYYFDLKEGLLWGATGRIIVNFLREHANFNRKPIFVEPNLSGPPFFDPSRKFSKKN, translated from the coding sequence ATGCAGTTGGATTTTCAATCACTCAAAGAGCGACTTATAATACCTCAGGAAAATTTTATAGGAATTCCAGCTCCACCGATCGGACAAGAAAAATCCAGGGCTTCGTCAGTCATTCTTTCCATTTATGAAGAATCAGATTTTAGTCAAGGAATCATACTTCAAAAAAGAAACTCCAATCTAAAAGCGCATCCAGGACAAATTTCTTTTCCGGGAGGAGCCTATTCTCCAAAAGATAAAAATCTTTTAAATACCGCACTTCGGGAATGGGAAGAAGAAATGGGTGAATCCAGTTCTTTTCTGGAAGTTTTAGGAGAATATCACGGAATTTTTACTTTTACCGGATTTCATATTTCTCCGTTTATCGCGCGTTACAAAGGATCTTTTCTATTTAATACAAACCCGGAAGAAGTGGAACGTTTTATTCTTTTGGATCTAAATCTTTTGGAAAGTTCTCCGTTTTATTCGATTCGAATTCGAAGGTCCGGCGCAAATGAAATAGAAATTTATTATTTTGATTTAAAAGAAGGGTTACTTTGGGGAGCCACCGGAAGAATCATCGTAAATTTTCTGAGAGAACACGCAAACTTTAACAGAAAACCTATTTTTGTAGAACCGAATTTAAGCGGTCCGCCCTTTTTTGATCCCTCTCGTAAGTTTTCAAAAAAGAATTAA
- a CDS encoding ribonuclease D: MQINSDYIVVDTTRSLQLVLINLSQADSISVDTESSGYYTYFSKVCLIQISAKGKNYIIDPLKLQNLESLGNLFEDKKILKIFHSAIDDIKALKKDFGFQFQNIADTGFSSRLLDHEQYSLTYLVDYYHKIKLSKKEQKSNWEKRPLEKSQLQYAALDTVYLETIWAKMKEELIKRNLYEEAISEFEKIASEEPGPEGNSISMDKFPEILEYSADERRFIYDTLVFRDDKSRKLNKAPFRVFNNEKVVLLVKARRDMNKLTEIVGKKDAETLFQIYTNPSGPPIQKSELFKKPGENLTNEEGERFKRLRIWRETIMSIRRMSHQMMPSNKMIAELSQKNPKTLDELREMNLFSEWKVIHYGPSILAALENVPYESNIKGLVPINKKFE; encoded by the coding sequence ATGCAAATAAATTCCGATTACATAGTCGTTGACACAACTCGAAGCCTACAACTAGTCCTTATCAATCTGAGTCAGGCGGATTCTATCTCCGTAGATACGGAGTCCTCAGGTTATTATACGTATTTTTCTAAGGTATGTCTGATTCAAATTTCCGCTAAAGGAAAAAATTACATCATCGATCCTTTAAAGTTACAAAATTTAGAAAGTCTTGGAAATTTATTCGAAGATAAAAAAATTCTAAAAATATTTCATTCTGCTATCGACGACATTAAAGCCCTCAAAAAAGACTTCGGTTTTCAATTTCAAAATATCGCGGATACAGGATTTAGTTCCCGTCTTCTGGATCATGAACAATATTCCCTAACGTATCTTGTAGATTACTATCACAAGATTAAACTTTCCAAAAAAGAACAAAAGTCCAATTGGGAAAAAAGACCTCTTGAAAAAAGCCAACTTCAATATGCGGCCTTAGATACCGTTTATCTGGAAACGATTTGGGCGAAAATGAAGGAAGAGCTTATCAAAAGAAATCTTTACGAAGAAGCAATTTCTGAATTTGAAAAGATCGCTTCCGAAGAACCAGGACCTGAAGGAAATTCGATTTCTATGGATAAATTCCCGGAAATTTTGGAATATAGTGCAGACGAAAGAAGATTTATATACGACACGTTAGTTTTCAGAGACGATAAATCCAGAAAGTTAAACAAAGCGCCTTTTCGAGTATTCAATAATGAGAAAGTAGTTCTACTCGTGAAAGCAAGAAGAGATATGAACAAGTTAACCGAAATTGTAGGTAAAAAAGACGCGGAAACACTTTTTCAGATCTATACAAATCCGAGCGGACCCCCAATCCAAAAGTCAGAGCTTTTTAAAAAACCGGGAGAAAACCTGACCAACGAAGAAGGAGAACGTTTCAAACGTCTGAGAATTTGGAGGGAGACAATCATGTCGATACGAAGAATGAGTCATCAGATGATGCCTTCTAACAAAATGATCGCAGAACTCTCTCAAAAAAATCCAAAAACTTTAGACGAATTGAGGGAAATGAATCTTTTTTCCGAATGGAAAGTGATACACTACGGACCATCTATATTAGCGGCTTTAGAAAACGTACCTTACGAATCGAACATCAAAGGTCTAGTTCCGATTAATAAGAAATTCGAATAA
- the purF gene encoding amidophosphoribosyltransferase, with the protein MSRIPDKSKIRRQAQDDKPKEECAIFGIFNSSEASNFTYLGLYSMQHRGQESSGIVSSDGEHLYRYAGMGLVAHIFTETKLKELQGNAAIGHNRYSTTGASFLRNAQPLRVESHLGAVSLAHNGNLVNSWELRSQLEKEGSIFQTTIDSEVIVHLMARSGETDFLSALSSALKKVKGAYSLVILTKTQLIAVRDPNGFRPLVMGRREDGSVVFASETCAFDITDTKYERDVEPGEMIVVDRNGMNSYYPFPKASPSLCIFEYIYFARPDSSIFGESVYKVRKNLGRFLARKLPVPADVVIPVPDSANIAALGYAEESGISYQSGLIRSHYIGRTFIEPDQKIRDFGAKIKYNVVRNVVEGKRVIVVDDSIMRGTTSRKIIKMIRNAGAKEVHLRVSAPPTISPCYYGIDIPTHNELIAATHTIEEIRKYLRVDSIAYLSVESMNRAVMDHKGGGFCNACFTAQYPVEFQSELGNQKSLFKEYQVEERAVY; encoded by the coding sequence ATGAGTCGAATTCCCGATAAATCCAAAATAAGAAGACAAGCCCAGGATGACAAACCAAAAGAGGAATGTGCGATTTTTGGTATATTTAATTCATCGGAGGCTTCTAATTTTACCTATTTAGGTCTTTACTCGATGCAACATCGGGGTCAGGAATCGAGTGGGATCGTTTCTTCAGACGGGGAACATTTATATCGTTATGCTGGAATGGGTCTGGTGGCTCATATTTTTACGGAAACTAAGTTAAAGGAACTACAAGGAAACGCGGCTATCGGTCACAATCGATATTCTACGACTGGAGCCTCTTTTTTAAGAAACGCTCAACCTCTTCGAGTGGAATCTCACTTAGGAGCCGTTTCTTTGGCTCATAATGGAAATTTGGTTAACTCTTGGGAACTTAGAAGTCAGCTCGAAAAAGAAGGAAGTATCTTTCAGACTACGATTGATTCCGAAGTAATCGTTCATTTGATGGCTCGTTCCGGAGAAACGGATTTTCTTTCGGCTCTTTCTTCCGCTCTTAAAAAAGTAAAAGGCGCTTATTCACTTGTAATTCTTACAAAAACCCAATTGATTGCGGTCCGAGATCCGAACGGGTTTCGTCCTTTGGTGATGGGTCGTCGAGAAGACGGATCGGTTGTGTTTGCTTCGGAAACCTGTGCGTTTGATATTACGGATACGAAATATGAAAGAGATGTAGAACCGGGCGAGATGATCGTGGTTGATAGAAATGGAATGAATTCTTACTATCCGTTTCCAAAAGCTTCTCCGAGTCTTTGTATTTTTGAATATATCTATTTCGCAAGACCTGATTCTAGCATCTTTGGGGAATCGGTTTATAAAGTTCGAAAGAACTTAGGAAGATTTTTAGCCAGAAAATTACCCGTTCCAGCGGACGTAGTCATTCCAGTTCCGGACTCTGCCAACATAGCCGCGTTAGGTTATGCGGAAGAATCCGGAATTTCTTATCAATCCGGTTTGATCCGTTCTCATTACATTGGTAGAACTTTTATCGAACCAGATCAGAAGATTCGGGATTTTGGAGCTAAGATCAAATACAACGTGGTTCGAAACGTAGTCGAAGGAAAAAGAGTGATCGTAGTTGACGATTCGATTATGAGAGGAACTACGAGTCGAAAAATCATCAAAATGATTCGAAACGCGGGAGCTAAAGAAGTTCATCTCAGAGTTTCCGCACCTCCTACCATATCACCTTGTTATTATGGAATTGATATTCCGACTCATAACGAATTGATCGCTGCAACGCATACGATCGAAGAAATTCGAAAGTATTTAAGAGTGGATAGTATCGCTTATCTTTCCGTCGAGTCTATGAACCGCGCCGTAATGGATCATAAAGGTGGGGGATTTTGTAACGCGTGTTTTACGGCTCAATACCCAGTGGAATTTCAAAGCGAGCTGGGAAATCAGAAAAGTCTTTTTAAAGAATATCAAGTGGAAGAAAGAGCCGTTTATTGA
- a CDS encoding PhzF family phenazine biosynthesis protein, whose amino-acid sequence MKLRIRQIDSFAEKVFQGNPAAICPLQEWISDEWMQKIASENNLSETAFFVLEGETYRIRWFTPLSEVDLCGHATLAAAYHLFREGEVVGDKLSFQSLSGELNVFKKENILYLDFPSRKPEKVETPREILNSFSISPKEVFKSRDYMLLYENENQLKKLEYSVQGVRELDTLGIIATCVGNGSYDFLSRFFAPSVGLYEDPVTGSAHCTLIPFWSERLGKKVMRAYQTSARGGKLFCEDLGERVRIGGTCVSYLDGYIEI is encoded by the coding sequence ATGAAACTTAGAATACGACAAATCGACTCGTTTGCAGAAAAAGTTTTTCAGGGAAATCCAGCCGCCATTTGCCCATTGCAGGAATGGATCTCGGACGAATGGATGCAAAAGATTGCGTCGGAAAACAATCTGAGTGAAACCGCCTTTTTTGTACTCGAAGGAGAAACGTATCGGATTCGGTGGTTTACACCTTTAAGCGAAGTGGATCTTTGTGGTCACGCTACTTTGGCCGCTGCTTATCATCTTTTTCGAGAAGGTGAAGTAGTGGGAGACAAGTTAAGTTTTCAATCCTTATCCGGAGAATTAAACGTATTCAAAAAAGAGAATATTCTTTATTTGGATTTTCCTTCTCGAAAACCCGAAAAAGTGGAAACTCCAAGGGAAATTTTGAATTCATTTTCAATTTCTCCTAAAGAAGTTTTTAAATCCAGGGATTATATGCTCTTGTATGAAAATGAAAACCAACTTAAAAAATTAGAATATTCCGTGCAGGGAGTTAGAGAGCTGGACACGTTAGGAATTATTGCCACTTGTGTGGGAAACGGTTCTTACGATTTTTTGTCTCGGTTTTTTGCTCCGTCTGTGGGTTTGTATGAAGATCCTGTAACCGGTTCTGCACATTGTACTCTCATCCCATTTTGGTCCGAGCGTTTGGGTAAAAAAGTAATGAGAGCGTATCAAACTTCTGCTCGAGGTGGAAAACTTTTTTGTGAGGATTTAGGAGAAAGGGTTCGTATCGGAGGAACTTGCGTATCTTACCTGGATGGGTATATTGAAATATAA
- a CDS encoding LIC13259/LIC11441 family protein, whose protein sequence is MKKFLILAIGILIFFSSCKKPDPVVTKQEKDILQQILMENESIHKFLMKEEEKIPDTSQLMARVVELISLNGGLKSPAEKMQNSLKDKETQDVEKFFQAYSSFSESLAESLKLAGGTGVFNRFYCPMVNKTWVSQGTKIQNPYAPEMRDCGDLVR, encoded by the coding sequence ATGAAAAAATTTTTAATCTTAGCAATTGGTATTCTTATCTTTTTCTCGTCCTGTAAAAAACCCGATCCCGTTGTGACGAAACAGGAAAAAGATATATTACAGCAAATTCTTATGGAAAACGAATCCATTCATAAGTTTCTCATGAAGGAAGAAGAGAAAATTCCAGACACGAGTCAATTAATGGCCCGTGTAGTAGAACTCATTTCTCTAAACGGAGGGTTAAAATCTCCGGCCGAAAAAATGCAAAATTCTTTAAAAGATAAAGAGACACAAGACGTAGAAAAATTTTTCCAAGCCTATTCTTCTTTTTCCGAAAGCCTTGCGGAAAGTCTAAAACTTGCGGGGGGAACCGGAGTTTTCAATCGTTTCTACTGCCCTATGGTAAATAAAACTTGGGTAAGTCAGGGAACTAAAATTCAAAATCCTTATGCTCCCGAAATGAGAGATTGTGGGGACCTAGTACGTTAA
- a CDS encoding (2Fe-2S) ferredoxin domain-containing protein: protein MTNFYTKHVFVCENVRAEGERVSCGRSGSIQLLASLKKKMKDLSIEGKVRIQRAGCLDRCELGPVQVSYPEGRWFSLKTEEDVDIFLKYYIQSEQMEKIQHLIIKEN, encoded by the coding sequence ATGACGAACTTTTATACGAAACACGTTTTTGTATGCGAAAACGTAAGGGCCGAAGGGGAAAGGGTTTCTTGTGGTCGTTCTGGTTCGATTCAATTATTAGCTTCTCTCAAGAAAAAAATGAAGGACCTTTCGATCGAAGGTAAAGTTCGAATTCAAAGGGCGGGTTGTTTAGATCGATGTGAGTTAGGTCCTGTTCAAGTAAGTTATCCGGAAGGTAGATGGTTTTCTTTAAAAACCGAGGAAGACGTAGATATATTCTTAAAATATTATATACAATCAGAACAGATGGAAAAAATACAACATTTGATTATCAAGGAAAACTAA
- a CDS encoding zinc-binding dehydrogenase, translating into MNLPKTYKALELKEYSENRNRASIVEKTIRPLKKGEVLIRMHSASINPSDLMFMRGLYGIKKKLPIVPGFEGSGNVVSSGGGFYASYLKGKNVACTASGRGDGVYAEYMITDAFNCLPIGKDLSLEQGACLYVNPITAIAMVERVQSLGVKALVQTAAASALGKMVVGIAARKGMKVINIVRKPEQEEVLKKIGAEYILNSESSNFERQLRILSKDLNATVCLDAVAGELTSRVLLAMPYGSRAIVYGALSEKEIPIHAGMMIFQDKKLEGFWLSTWVPQQTPYKIWKLSKELRSLAKKELKTDIASRFPLEKAVEAIEHYAVNMTKGKVLIQTSFAEGN; encoded by the coding sequence ATGAACCTTCCAAAAACGTACAAAGCTTTAGAACTTAAGGAATACAGCGAAAATCGTAACAGAGCCAGCATTGTGGAAAAAACGATTCGTCCTTTGAAAAAAGGGGAGGTTTTAATTCGTATGCACTCTGCTTCGATCAATCCTTCTGATTTGATGTTTATGAGAGGTCTTTACGGAATTAAAAAGAAACTTCCAATCGTTCCCGGTTTTGAAGGAAGTGGAAACGTGGTTTCTTCCGGCGGGGGATTTTACGCTTCTTATTTAAAAGGAAAAAATGTAGCTTGCACGGCTTCTGGTAGAGGAGACGGGGTTTATGCCGAATATATGATTACAGATGCATTCAATTGTCTTCCGATCGGAAAGGATCTTTCATTAGAACAGGGGGCTTGTTTGTATGTGAATCCAATTACTGCGATTGCAATGGTGGAAAGAGTACAAAGTCTAGGAGTTAAGGCTTTGGTCCAAACGGCCGCGGCAAGCGCTTTAGGAAAGATGGTGGTAGGAATTGCGGCTCGTAAAGGAATGAAAGTGATCAATATTGTTCGTAAACCGGAACAAGAAGAGGTCTTAAAAAAGATTGGTGCGGAATATATTCTAAATTCAGAATCTTCTAATTTTGAAAGACAACTTAGAATTCTTTCTAAAGACTTGAATGCTACAGTATGTTTAGATGCAGTTGCGGGAGAATTAACTTCCAGAGTTTTATTAGCAATGCCTTATGGAAGTAGAGCTATTGTGTACGGTGCGCTTTCTGAAAAAGAAATTCCAATCCATGCAGGAATGATGATATTTCAAGACAAGAAGTTAGAGGGATTTTGGTTGTCTACTTGGGTTCCGCAACAAACCCCGTATAAGATCTGGAAACTTTCAAAGGAACTGAGATCCTTGGCAAAGAAGGAATTAAAAACCGATATAGCTTCTCGATTTCCTTTGGAAAAAGCGGTCGAAGCGATCGAACACTACGCCGTGAACATGACCAAAGGAAAGGTATTGATTCAAACTTCGTTTGCGGAAGGGAATTAA
- a CDS encoding LEA type 2 family protein, with amino-acid sequence MKNSKLHWIFLYLTLVCLYSCSSLQENYKALQKCKFQVLSLETQKAEWISFPSVPKVVFLTKIEIENPNETEVTLYKFDLSFIVPDNFEKEFLLAKVQSEEKIIIPALQKKTVDLQVETLFEKKMDRNLLQVVLGILQAGLVGKELEFKIQGNFEYDTIFGSVRIPVNEKIPLKMGKKKGFEI; translated from the coding sequence TTGAAAAATTCTAAACTTCATTGGATTTTTTTATACTTAACTTTGGTTTGTTTATATTCTTGTTCTAGTTTACAAGAAAATTATAAAGCGCTTCAAAAATGTAAATTTCAGGTTTTATCCTTAGAAACTCAAAAGGCGGAATGGATTTCTTTTCCGTCGGTTCCGAAGGTCGTTTTTTTAACAAAGATTGAAATTGAAAATCCTAATGAAACTGAGGTGACCCTTTATAAGTTTGATCTTTCTTTTATAGTTCCGGATAATTTCGAAAAAGAATTCTTACTCGCTAAAGTACAATCCGAAGAAAAAATTATCATTCCGGCTCTTCAAAAGAAAACTGTAGATTTGCAAGTAGAAACACTTTTTGAAAAAAAGATGGATCGTAATCTTTTACAAGTCGTTTTAGGAATTCTGCAAGCGGGGTTGGTTGGAAAAGAACTTGAATTTAAAATTCAAGGAAACTTTGAATATGATACAATTTTTGGTTCGGTTCGAATTCCTGTAAACGAGAAGATTCCTCTAAAAATGGGAAAAAAGAAAGGTTTTGAAATTTAA
- a CDS encoding LIC13255 family lipoprotein — protein MTQKVRFKTEIKIRSAVFISALFLSIGCYQKNTDADFYSFEDANTKLISAYESKDVICNTNRRLTAFVPGRSRKKDIDLCVNAVLAVSCESWASTSIDATPTTCKSIEFRY, from the coding sequence ATGACACAAAAAGTTCGATTCAAAACAGAAATAAAAATCCGATCAGCGGTTTTTATTTCGGCGTTGTTCTTAAGTATTGGATGTTATCAGAAAAATACAGATGCGGATTTTTATTCGTTTGAGGATGCAAATACTAAATTAATTTCCGCGTATGAATCAAAAGATGTAATTTGTAATACGAACCGAAGACTTACCGCGTTTGTTCCGGGGCGTTCTAGAAAAAAAGATATCGATCTTTGTGTGAATGCAGTTCTTGCTGTAAGTTGTGAATCTTGGGCTTCTACTTCTATTGATGCTACTCCGACTACGTGTAAGTCAATTGAGTTTAGATATTGA
- a CDS encoding 4Fe-4S dicluster domain-containing protein, giving the protein MNRKDFFKKGLARVLDFAQENATELVSGFQEIVSKETTSPAPKKTNTKKVKKQAEFLLPEQIKPNRKRKIRNVQLPPGALDEIEFLQKCTGCGDCIYACPYSVLFPVFDEVSEKHIPRMDVNLNACMLCKDWPCVNSCKTGALFPLEGAPKFGQAKGIFEYCINSKTGESTCSNCRDSCPIEGVVNFKGNKPSFSKNCTGCGQCVSACPTFPRAIRVE; this is encoded by the coding sequence TTGAACCGAAAAGATTTTTTTAAAAAAGGACTGGCGAGAGTGTTAGACTTCGCTCAGGAAAACGCGACAGAACTCGTTTCCGGTTTTCAAGAAATCGTTTCTAAAGAAACCACGTCACCCGCTCCTAAAAAAACAAATACTAAAAAAGTTAAAAAACAAGCGGAGTTTCTTCTTCCAGAACAAATTAAACCCAATCGAAAAAGAAAAATCCGAAACGTTCAGCTTCCTCCAGGAGCGTTAGACGAAATAGAGTTTCTTCAGAAATGTACAGGTTGTGGAGATTGTATTTACGCATGTCCTTACAGCGTATTATTTCCGGTTTTCGACGAGGTTTCGGAAAAACATATTCCTAGAATGGACGTTAATCTAAATGCTTGTATGCTTTGTAAGGATTGGCCTTGTGTCAATTCTTGCAAAACGGGTGCTCTGTTTCCTTTGGAAGGTGCACCTAAATTTGGTCAGGCGAAAGGAATTTTTGAATATTGTATCAATTCTAAAACTGGAGAATCCACTTGTTCTAATTGTAGGGACAGTTGTCCCATCGAAGGAGTAGTGAATTTTAAAGGGAACAAACCTTCGTTTTCCAAAAACTGTACCGGTTGTGGTCAGTGCGTCAGTGCTTGCCCCACTTTTCCGAGAGCAATTCGAGTCGAATAA